The Achromobacter deleyi genome has a window encoding:
- a CDS encoding Lrp/AsnC family transcriptional regulator, whose amino-acid sequence MSDIGLDRTDLRILAELQRDGRLSNQELADRVSLSPSPCLRRVRRLEEQGFIKKYVALIDAGKVGLGLLAYVNIRLNKYSGSSHAPMSDFARDVQLWPEVVECYAMSGDMDYLLRIQVADLAHFSRFSMDTLMRHPAVVDMRSFFALQQIKETTELRL is encoded by the coding sequence ATGTCTGACATTGGGCTTGATAGGACAGATCTAAGGATTTTGGCCGAGCTGCAACGGGATGGCCGCCTGAGCAACCAGGAATTGGCCGACCGCGTATCGCTGTCGCCCAGTCCGTGTCTGCGCCGGGTCCGCCGTCTCGAGGAGCAGGGCTTCATCAAGAAGTACGTGGCGCTCATCGACGCCGGCAAGGTAGGTCTGGGCTTGCTGGCCTACGTGAACATCCGGCTGAATAAGTACAGCGGCTCCAGTCACGCGCCCATGAGCGATTTCGCCCGGGACGTGCAGCTTTGGCCGGAGGTGGTCGAGTGCTATGCCATGTCTGGGGATATGGACTATCTGCTCCGCATCCAGGTGGCGGACCTGGCGCACTTTTCACGTTTCTCCATGGATACGCTGATGCGCCATCCCGCGGTGGTGGATATGCGCTCCTTCTTTGCGCTCCAGCAGATCAAGGAAACGACGGAGCTTCGGCTCTAG
- the hppD gene encoding 4-hydroxyphenylpyruvate dioxygenase produces the protein MSSAFQPWDNPMGTAGFEFIEYAAPDPAALRKVFELLGFKAIAKHRHKDVTLYRQGGVNFLINAEPDSFAQRFARLHGPSICAIGFRVQDANAAYKRALELGAWGFDSHSGPMELNIPAIKGIGDSLIYLVDRWAGKEGHGGIGDISIYDVDFMPLDPANAQTDVAWRGAGLTLVDHLTHNVHKGRMAEWSEFYERLFNFREVRYFDIEGKVTGVKSKAMTSPCGNIRIPINEEGTEEKGQIQEYLDLYRGEGIQHIAMATEDIYATIEALRETGVVFLDTPETYYELLDRRMPNHGEDVARLQKNRILLDGAPGGGLLLQIFTENQIGPIFFEIIQRKGNDGFGEGNFKALFESIELDQMRRGVLKTVE, from the coding sequence ATGAGCAGCGCTTTCCAACCCTGGGACAACCCGATGGGCACCGCCGGGTTTGAATTCATTGAATATGCCGCGCCGGACCCCGCCGCGCTGCGCAAGGTGTTTGAACTGTTGGGGTTCAAGGCCATTGCCAAACATCGCCACAAGGACGTGACCTTGTACCGCCAAGGCGGCGTCAACTTCCTGATCAACGCCGAACCCGACTCCTTCGCCCAACGTTTCGCGCGCCTGCACGGCCCGTCGATCTGTGCGATCGGATTCCGGGTGCAGGACGCCAACGCCGCCTACAAGCGCGCACTGGAGTTGGGCGCATGGGGTTTTGACTCGCATAGCGGCCCGATGGAACTGAATATTCCGGCGATCAAGGGCATCGGCGATTCGCTGATCTACCTGGTCGACCGCTGGGCGGGCAAGGAAGGCCACGGCGGCATCGGCGACATCAGCATCTACGACGTGGATTTCATGCCGCTGGATCCGGCCAATGCACAGACCGACGTGGCCTGGCGCGGCGCCGGCCTGACCCTGGTGGACCACCTGACCCACAACGTGCACAAGGGCCGCATGGCGGAGTGGTCGGAATTCTACGAGCGCCTCTTCAATTTCCGCGAAGTCCGCTACTTCGATATTGAAGGCAAGGTGACCGGCGTGAAGTCCAAGGCGATGACGTCGCCTTGCGGCAATATCCGCATTCCGATCAACGAGGAAGGCACTGAAGAGAAAGGCCAGATTCAGGAATACCTGGACCTCTACCGCGGCGAAGGCATTCAGCACATTGCCATGGCGACTGAGGACATCTACGCCACGATCGAAGCGCTGCGCGAAACCGGCGTGGTGTTCCTGGATACGCCGGAAACGTACTACGAGCTGCTGGACCGCCGCATGCCGAACCACGGCGAGGACGTGGCGCGCCTGCAGAAGAACCGCATCCTGCTGGACGGCGCCCCGGGCGGCGGCCTGCTGCTGCAGATCTTCACCGAGAACCAGATCGGCCCGATCTTCTTTGAAATCATCCAGCGCAAGGGCAACGATGGTTTCGGCGAAGGCAACTTCAAGGCCTTGTTCGAATCGATCGAGCTGGATCAGATGCGCCGCGGCGTGCTGAAGACGGTCGAATAA
- the msrA gene encoding peptide-methionine (S)-S-oxide reductase MsrA: MAEQPSPGNEVAVLGGGCFWCVEAVFAELRGVKSVLPGYSGGHVDNPSYEQVCGKDTGHIEVARIEFDPDELSYSDLLRVFFATHDPTTPGRQGNDVGPQYESAIFWQNESQREQAEAVIAEVESQQVYDAPIVTKLLAPARFWQAEDYHSNYFALHPEQGYCQFVIAPKVAKFRKQFQDRLQR, from the coding sequence ATGGCAGAACAACCATCCCCGGGCAATGAAGTCGCCGTTCTAGGCGGCGGTTGCTTCTGGTGCGTCGAAGCAGTGTTTGCCGAGCTGCGTGGAGTCAAGAGCGTATTGCCTGGCTACAGCGGCGGCCATGTGGACAATCCGAGCTACGAGCAGGTCTGCGGCAAGGACACCGGCCACATCGAAGTCGCGCGCATCGAATTCGATCCGGACGAGCTGTCCTACAGTGATCTGCTGCGCGTGTTCTTCGCCACTCACGACCCCACCACGCCGGGCCGCCAGGGCAACGACGTCGGTCCGCAATATGAATCGGCGATCTTCTGGCAGAACGAATCCCAGCGCGAGCAGGCGGAGGCGGTGATTGCCGAGGTCGAGTCGCAGCAGGTGTACGACGCGCCGATCGTCACCAAGTTGCTTGCGCCCGCCAGGTTCTGGCAGGCCGAGGACTATCACAGCAACTATTTCGCCTTGCATCCCGAACAGGGCTATTGCCAGTTCGTGATCGCTCCCAAGGTGGCCAAGTTCCGCAAGCAGTTCCAGGACCGCCTTCAGCGCTGA
- a CDS encoding c-type cytochrome has translation MHLKISLLVAVASVLGAGAAHAQTTGLDLAKSKACMACHQVEAKRVGPPLKSVAERYAGQGDAMVDYLAGKIRGGGRGAWGAVPMPAQTHVSPEDARLLSEWILSLAPAKQ, from the coding sequence ATGCATTTGAAGATTAGTCTGTTGGTGGCCGTGGCCAGCGTCCTGGGCGCTGGCGCGGCTCATGCGCAAACCACCGGCCTCGATCTGGCCAAGAGCAAGGCCTGCATGGCCTGTCACCAGGTGGAAGCCAAGCGAGTGGGGCCTCCATTGAAGAGCGTGGCGGAGCGTTATGCGGGGCAGGGCGACGCCATGGTGGACTACCTGGCGGGCAAGATCCGTGGCGGGGGGCGGGGCGCCTGGGGCGCCGTGCCCATGCCGGCGCAGACCCACGTCTCGCCCGAAGACGCGCGCCTCTTGTCCGAATGGATCTTGTCGCTGGCGCCAGCTAAGCAGTAG
- the ilvD gene encoding dihydroxy-acid dehydratase, with product MPHNERSRHITHGVARAPNRAMYYALGYKEADFENPMIGVANGHSTITPCNSGLQRLADAAIDAIRASRANPQVFGTPTISDGMSMGTEGMKYSLVSREVIADCIETAAQGQWMDGVVVIGGCDKNMPGGMIALARTNVPGIYVYGGTIKPGRYKGNDLTIVSVFEAVGEYTMGRMPEADFKQIEKCAIPGSGSCGGMYTANTMSSSFEAMGMSLPYSSTMANEDEEKVVSAAESARVLVDAVRRNLRPRDIITRESIENAVSVIMAIGGSTNAVLHFLAIAHAAEVPWTIDDFERIRKRVPVLCDLKPSGQYVATDLHRAGGIPQVMKLLLNAGLLHGDCITITGQTIAETLADVPDAPRADQDVIMPMDRALYPQGHLAILKGNLSPEGCVAKITGLKNPVMTGPARVFDSEDDAMTAIMAQQIRDGDVVVIRYEGPKGGPGMREMLAPTSALVGQGLGETVGLITDGRFSGGTWGMVVGHVAPEAFVGGPIALIQEGDSVTIDAHKLLLQLNISDEDMAARRQAWVQPKPRYTRGVLAKFGKLASTASRGAVTDAFED from the coding sequence ATGCCGCACAACGAACGTTCCCGCCACATCACCCATGGTGTCGCGCGCGCACCCAATCGGGCCATGTACTACGCGCTGGGCTACAAGGAAGCCGATTTCGAAAACCCCATGATCGGCGTGGCCAATGGCCATTCGACGATCACTCCCTGTAATAGCGGCCTGCAGCGCCTGGCCGATGCCGCCATCGATGCGATTCGCGCTTCCCGCGCCAATCCCCAGGTCTTCGGTACGCCCACCATTTCCGACGGCATGTCCATGGGCACCGAAGGAATGAAGTACTCGCTGGTGTCGCGCGAGGTCATCGCCGACTGTATCGAGACGGCCGCGCAGGGCCAGTGGATGGATGGCGTCGTCGTGATCGGCGGATGCGACAAGAACATGCCTGGCGGCATGATTGCCCTGGCGCGCACCAACGTGCCGGGCATCTATGTCTATGGCGGCACGATCAAGCCGGGCCGCTACAAAGGCAACGACCTCACCATCGTGTCGGTATTCGAAGCCGTTGGCGAGTACACGATGGGCCGCATGCCCGAGGCCGATTTCAAGCAGATCGAAAAGTGCGCGATTCCGGGCTCGGGCTCGTGTGGCGGCATGTACACGGCCAACACCATGAGCTCTTCCTTCGAGGCCATGGGCATGAGCCTGCCGTACTCCAGCACCATGGCCAACGAGGACGAGGAAAAGGTCGTCTCCGCAGCGGAGTCGGCGCGTGTGCTGGTCGATGCCGTCAGGCGCAATCTGCGCCCGCGCGACATCATCACGCGCGAGTCCATCGAGAACGCCGTGTCCGTCATCATGGCCATCGGCGGATCGACCAACGCCGTGCTGCACTTCCTGGCCATCGCGCATGCGGCCGAGGTGCCGTGGACCATCGACGATTTCGAACGCATCCGCAAGCGCGTGCCGGTGCTGTGCGACCTGAAGCCCTCGGGCCAGTACGTCGCCACCGACCTGCATCGCGCCGGCGGCATTCCGCAGGTCATGAAGCTGCTGCTCAATGCCGGCCTGCTGCATGGGGACTGCATCACCATCACCGGCCAGACCATCGCCGAAACCTTGGCCGACGTGCCCGACGCGCCCCGCGCGGATCAGGACGTCATCATGCCGATGGACCGCGCGCTGTATCCGCAAGGGCACCTGGCCATCCTGAAGGGCAACCTGTCGCCCGAAGGCTGTGTCGCCAAGATCACCGGGCTGAAGAATCCCGTCATGACCGGCCCCGCGCGCGTCTTCGATTCCGAGGACGACGCCATGACCGCCATCATGGCGCAACAGATCCGCGATGGCGACGTGGTGGTCATCCGCTACGAAGGCCCCAAGGGCGGACCCGGAATGCGCGAGATGCTGGCGCCTACCTCCGCGCTGGTCGGACAGGGGCTCGGCGAAACCGTGGGGCTGATCACCGACGGCCGGTTCTCCGGTGGCACCTGGGGCATGGTCGTGGGCCACGTCGCGCCCGAGGCTTTTGTCGGAGGCCCTATCGCGCTGATACAAGAGGGCGATTCGGTTACCATCGATGCCCACAAGCTGCTGCTGCAGCTCAACATCAGCGACGAAGACATGGCGGCTCGTCGTCAGGCCTGGGTTCAGCCCAAGCCGCGTTATACACGCGGAGTGCTTGCCAAGTTCGGCAAGCTCGCCAGCACCGCGAGCCGTGGGGCAGTAACCGATGCATTTGAAGATTAG
- the lgt gene encoding prolipoprotein diacylglyceryl transferase, producing the protein MLQYPKFDPIALQIGPLAIHWYGLMYLAGFALVYLLGRRRITSGHTTSLNVRDLEDLIFYSVLGVVLGGRLGYVLFYKPAYYLANPLEVLYLWQGGMSFHGGLIGVILVMLLFARKKRLPFFAVSDFIAPLIPLGLGFGRLGNFINGELWGRPTDVPWAMVFPDSGDGLPRHPSQLYELGLEGIVLFVLLWWFSSKPRPLGQVSGLFLMGYGTFRFLVEFTREPDNFLGLLAGGLSMGQWLSLPMVALGAIVFSLTAKRSSR; encoded by the coding sequence ATGCTGCAATATCCAAAATTCGACCCCATCGCCCTGCAGATCGGACCGCTGGCCATTCATTGGTACGGGCTGATGTACCTGGCGGGCTTCGCCCTTGTGTACCTGCTGGGCCGGCGCCGCATCACCAGCGGCCACACCACGTCGCTGAACGTGCGGGATCTGGAAGACCTGATCTTCTATAGCGTGCTGGGCGTGGTGCTGGGGGGCCGGCTGGGCTACGTGCTGTTCTACAAGCCGGCGTACTACCTGGCGAATCCCCTGGAAGTGCTGTACCTGTGGCAGGGTGGCATGTCGTTTCACGGCGGCCTGATCGGCGTGATTCTTGTGATGCTGCTGTTCGCGCGCAAGAAACGTCTGCCTTTTTTCGCGGTCAGCGACTTCATCGCTCCGCTGATCCCGCTGGGACTGGGCTTTGGCCGCCTGGGCAACTTCATCAATGGCGAACTGTGGGGCCGGCCGACCGACGTGCCGTGGGCCATGGTGTTCCCGGACAGCGGCGACGGGCTGCCGCGCCATCCTTCGCAGCTCTATGAGCTGGGCCTGGAAGGCATCGTGCTGTTTGTGCTGCTGTGGTGGTTTTCGAGCAAGCCGCGTCCGCTGGGTCAGGTGAGCGGGCTTTTCCTGATGGGTTACGGAACCTTCCGCTTCCTGGTGGAGTTCACCCGCGAGCCAGACAACTTCCTGGGTCTGCTCGCGGGCGGACTGAGCATGGGGCAGTGGCTGTCCCTGCCGATGG